Below is a window of Leishmania major strain Friedlin complete genome, chromosome 29 DNA.
GTGCAAGACAtggggagagaagaagggcgagTGGGAGTGATAAGCCAACGCACTGCTCTGGCATGTGGCCGCGAGTGTATGCCacaacacagacacacagaagTGAAAGAGATCCTCGGGAgcaagcggaggaggaggaggagggggccaACATGCAACTGCAACCTGTTCTGCAAACTTACAGGCGCATACGCAGGACAGAAGGAGACAGAGCGAGCAGTGTAGAGGATGAGGGACCAACAAGCACACAAGAACGAATGGCGGTACAACTCAAGAGCTTcaagaacaaaaaagacaGCCGGTAAGAAGTCAGGGAGGGATTTATTTTAGGTGGGTGTGAGTAAACGTCAGGAGACGGCGTTGGTGCTGTAATGGCTCTCACATCATCGTGGTGCGAACCGGTTGATGGCGTGggctctgcgtgtgtgggtgtgggtgggtgtttGCTGAAAAATAACACTCGCCGCAGGCGAGCTCCGATACTTACGACTCGACTTACTCTCTTGGCGAGCTATGAGTACAATCATCTGTGCAACTGGGGCTGGTCTACCGCCGGCGCGGTCATTGGCGACGCGACTCACTTCGTCACTCGCTACCGTCCTACTGTGTCTGGGCCTTcgcctttctttttcgctgATGGGATGGCAGCAAGGAAGCCAGTGGAAAACGCAAGCATGACGCTGTGGCCGACAAGCCCCCTGAGCGGCTCAGAGGGACTGCGTGTtgaatacacacacacgcaccagcacgcGAACACGTGCGCGGGCAGAGATGCGACAAGCCACAGAGACAAAGCGAGCAACGGTGTCCACTCGtgcaccgtcgtcgtcagcgccTCCGTGCGCGCAAGACACCTTCTCTGCCTCATCATGCGGCTGACCAAACCCACACAAACTCGCTGGTGCTCGCAAACGATGCTTCAATAGGGCCGTAATAATCACGCGTCTCACGTCTTGACGCGCTTATATTTCAGAATCTTTGCGCGCCGAGCCTCCTGTTGCTTCTCGTGAGCGCGCGTTCGGACGCCCATGAGTTTGTACTTGCGTGCCTTCTGCAGGTTCTTGCGGTACTTCTTTCTGGCTTCAGTGTACTTTTTCAGGTCGTACACCTTCTTCTTGGGCGCTGCGGTCGCCGGCTTGGCACTCTTGGCATCCTCGACATCCGCCTGGGTCAcgagctgcgctgcggcaaaCTCGTCGCGGAAGTACATGTacagcggaggagaggtAAGCTGGCCTTCGTCGGTGGCCAGTTTGCTGaggtcctcctcctcgctaGGGATAAAGGTGGGGAAAGGTGGGGTGCCGCGGTGCTCATTCCACAGCGTGTATCCTTTCGTGTTGATGGTGTCCCTAAACTTTACGTAAGTCCCGACATCGGCGTCAATGAGGGTGGGCAGGTAGATGAGCGAGTTCTTGTAGTCGATGCGCCACACCGGAACACCATCGTAGGTTTCCGCAGAGGCGCCCGTCTGCCCTGCCATGCGATGACCGGGGTAGATGCGCTTCTGTCCCTCTGCACCCATGCAGCCggggcgtcgctgccactTGGAGTCACCGAGCCAGACATAGCCACCGTCAAAGCCGTGGCGAAACATGACGCCTTGATAGCCGTAGTCGGTGTTCTGAAAGGTGATGGTCACCTCCTGACCAGGTTTGAAGTGGCGCACATCAAGCTTGGTCCCGACCGGCGCGTACGCATCCGGCGTGACAGGAAAGCCGGCAGACACATGCTTCACGGGTACGCCGGCCGCCTTGTAAAAGGCCGCCACATGCGGTTTGTGAAACTCCACCGGCACGTTCATCGCTCCAACATAAACCTTGTCCGTCCCCACATCGCCGTTACGGGTAGAGTGCTTGACAATCTGGTTGTCGGGAAACCAGAATGCGGTGCAGTCAAACTGGTTGCCCAGGTCATCGTAGTCTTTGCAGGTGAAGGCCTTGACACCGATCATCCCAAAGCGAACGCTGTAAAACATGTTGAACTCTCCAAACGGTGGCGGGTTGTCCCAGGCATACGTGTCTTGGTAGAGCTCGGGGAATTTTGCACGTAAGCGAACAAACGCGTCGTACTTGTCCTCGCGGATCGCGTCGTACGttgtctgcagctgctccacctgcCATTCGCGGGGGTTGTCGGGGATTTTCGGGTATAAGCTCATCTTGTCGCCATGGTCGAACAAGTAAGGGTAGTAGCAGTGGTACATGTCGCGGTCT
It encodes the following:
- a CDS encoding ribosomal protein L3-like protein (previous protein_id=AAZ09454.1) codes for the protein MHRFRVCALGAAFCVARRWRSGGGPGDRRVRTDWYRCYPSLMEEKDRDMYHCYYPYLFDHGDKMSLYPKIPDNPREWQVEQLQTTYDAIREDKYDAFVRLRAKFPELYQDTYAWDNPPPFGEFNMFYSVRFGMIGVKAFTCKDYDDLGNQFDCTAFWFPDNQIVKHSTRNGDVGTDKVYVGAMNVPVEFHKPHVAAFYKAAGVPVKHVSAGFPVTPDAYAPVGTKLDVRHFKPGQEVTITFQNTDYGYQGVMFRHGFDGGYVWLGDSKWQRRPGCMGAEGQKRIYPGHRMAGQTGASAETYDGVPVWRIDYKNSLIYLPTLIDADVGTYVKFRDTINTKGYTLWNEHRGTPPFPTFIPSEEEDLSKLATDEGQLTSPPLYMYFRDEFAAAQLVTQADVEDAKSAKPATAAPKKKVYDLKKYTEARKKYRKNLQKARKYKLMGVRTRAHEKQQEARRAKILKYKRVKT